The following proteins are co-located in the Microplitis demolitor isolate Queensland-Clemson2020A chromosome 3, iyMicDemo2.1a, whole genome shotgun sequence genome:
- the LOC103574209 gene encoding uncharacterized protein LOC103574209 → MYGIKYLHTTPYHPQANGLVERLRRQLKAALLCHQESWYDALPAVLLGLRAAWKDDIQTTPTELVYGEPIRLPGELLTPSNKCTPHHIVNTLKRHFNSLAPAEMSRHGKHSVFCFRNLSTCSHVLVRNDQVGPSFTAPYEGPYRVITRHDKYFVDFRGRHIAISVDRLKPVYEANPITTMTTTNSQPNNTATETQKRRVRFNI, encoded by the coding sequence ATGTACGGAATAAAATACCTACATACTACACCGTATCATCCGCAAGCCAACGGTCTCGTCGAACGTTTACGTCGTCAGCTAAAGGCAGCACTTTTGTGTCACCAAGAGTCATGGTACGACGCATTACCAGCCGTTTTGCTCGGCTTACGCGCTGCCTGGAAAGACGACATACAGACGACACCGACTGAATTAGTTTACGGTGAGCCAATTCGTTTGCCTGGTGAGTTACTCACTCCCAGTAATAAATGTACACCTCATCACATTGTCAATACTCTAAAACgtcattttaattcattggCACCGGCCGAAATGTCGCGTCACGGCAAGCATTCTGTTTTCTGTTTCAGGAACCTTAGTACTTGCAGTCATGTACTGGTACGGAATGACCAGGTTGGACCATCTTTCACAGCGCCATACGAAGGTCCATATCGTGTAATAACCCGACACGATAAATACTTCGTCGATTTTCGTGGACGACATATCGCTATTTCAGTGGACAGATTGAAGCCGGTTTACGAGGCAAATCCAATCACGACGATGACGACAACTAACTCCCAGCCGAATAACACAGCAACCGAGACCCAAAAACGCCGAGTccggtttaatatttaa